A stretch of the Porites lutea chromosome 12, jaPorLute2.1, whole genome shotgun sequence genome encodes the following:
- the LOC140953844 gene encoding QRFP-like peptide receptor — MAIIGNGLFCILILKNYRMLRSAYNLLIFSLAVTDLITGVIIGVTPNYLVALRSYQVPGGLPGVIFCKVVGSSYFVFVLGKVSCLTVTCLALERWYSVVKPIKYRLKFKRQRVYVYLVIIWITCLLLHSLILFQMTLDEKNLRCVWITSDFPKQLTPMLLTIMTFFFPNVVTWVTFLHLSLALKTSPAIKNNGPLARARLKLLRMCVIVALLFTICWFPNQLYYVLSSYGLVRLESPPHYFTVVLVMFNSCINPVIYCSAHREYRNAFLTLFRCVFNSRLCKKRGEINLPKEHRLRSISGESEAEKTGGGVVLTSFRNLINQGYEGDNCSQQESSGSNQENESSISKLKESLDTKLEVLTGQLHEANTRIDQIENDITKYAKEIDYAYERLWSLERYSRDYNLRFYNIPESTGEDCIAKLRDIIENDLQLQSNIKNAHRIGPFKDDGTPRPILAKFLYRPERFRVIKKKRDLRDGVRVSDDLIWEDRQKKKQLRSVMKEAFEAGKRPRFHHGKLYIDGELHQA; from the exons ATGGCCATTATTGGCAACGGGCTTTTTTGCATTCTTATACTGAAGAATTATCGGATGCTTAGATCTGCATATAACTTGCTGATATTCAGCCTGGCTGTGACAGACTTGATAACAG GAGTCATTATTGGTGTGACGCCAAACTACCTTGTCGCCTTAAGATCCTATCAGGTTCCCGGCGGATTACCTGGGGTAATTTTCTGCAAAGTCGTTGGTTCCAGTTACTTCGTGTTTGTACTTGGTAAAGTTTCCTGTCTTACGGTCACGTGTCTTGCTCTGGAAAGATGGTATTCTGTGGTTAAGCCTATCAAATATCGACTCAAGTTTAAAAGACAACGAGTTTATGTGTATCTTGTAATCATATGGATAACCTGTCTCTTATTGCATTCACTTATATTGTTTCAAATGACGCTTGATGAAAAAAACCTGCGATGTGTGTGGATAACGTCCGATTTTCCCAAACAATTAACACCAATGTTACTCACCATCATGACATTCTTTTTTCCAAATGTAGTTACTTGGGTTACGTTTCTGCACCTTTCCCTTGCGCTTAAGACATCCCCAGCAATTAAAAATAATGGACCTTTGGCTCGAGCACGGCTTAAGCTTCTTCGTATGTGCGTTATAGTTGCACTGTTATTCACAATATGCTGGTTTCCAAATCAGCTTTACTACGTCCTATCTTCTTATGGCCTTGTTAGATTAGAGTCGCCTCCTCATTACTTCACCGTCGTCCTGGTTATGTTTAACTCGTGCATCAATCCCGTCATTTATTGCTCCGCACACCGGGAATATAGAAACGCGTTTCTTACTTTATTCCGTTGTGTCTTTAATTCTCGGCTGTGTAAGAAACGAGGTGAGATAAATCTACCCAAAGAACACAGACTGCGATCAATTAGTGGAGAATCTGAAGCGGAGAAAACTGGCGGTGGTGTGGTGTTGACCAGTTTTCGCAATTTGATTAACCAAGGGTACGAGGGCGACAACTGTTCACAACAGGAAAGCAGTG GGTCaaatcaagaaaatgaaagcTCGATTTCAAAACTGAAGGAATCTTTGGATACAAAGCTGGAGGTATTAACAGGACAACTGCATGAAGCTAACACAAGAATCGACCAAATCGAGAACGATATCACCAAGTATGCAAAAGAGATCGATTACGCCTACGAGAGATTGTGGTCCCTGGAGAGATATTCTAGGGACTACAATCTGAGATTTTACAACATCCCAGAATCAACAGGCGAAGATTGTATTGCAAAGCTCCGTGATATCATAGAAAATGATCTCCAATTGCAATCAAACATCAAGAACGCCCACAGGATCGGGCCCTTCAAGGATGATGGCACTCCCAGACCAATTTTGGCTAAGTTTTTGTATCGTCCGGAACGGTTTAGAGTTATTAAAAAGAAGAGGGATCTACGTGATGGTGTGCGCGTTTCGGATGATTTGATATGGGAAGACCgtcaaaagaagaaacaattgAGATCTGTTATGAAAGAAGCATTTGAAGCTGGGAAAAGACCTAGATTTCATCATGGCAAGCTTTATATCGACGGTGAGCTACATCAGGCTTGA